The Cryptococcus deuterogattii R265 chromosome 3, complete sequence genome has a segment encoding these proteins:
- a CDS encoding transcription initiation factor TFIID subunit 7, with the protein MEPQQISTPNTTEPGHLSGFSSSESYHPDHTSTFALSAAPSASFASADAGPSPRISISAQSISTELPGYSYQNSEDANGSGRGRGRGRGRGRGRGSRGGRGSRGVRGGMRASTRLSERNASGSGGVAKLKLSFKSGGVTEASGGRMSSFLGEYDRELDDNPEEPLCFEEQFILRVPRDVAEGKNGVTGLRDMVKGKGKGLDGVEFKFLDPRRAAFKVNNMTYAAKLVDLPNIIEAQKTFDNRHLFKIADISQMLIVENPVADEASITEKPLKIDEYIWPHGITPPMKHVRKRRFRKRMSRLAIEVVEESVEDLLKKDDEAEDTAFDLINVHQDPDIDDQYYIDYDPNGTWQNYNQGDMGSEYGGSEMYDDPGSVAPSQMEDWGEGGTDWGTEMGDEGEGDYERGEEDYGDDGTLDQELAAALMEGTGASEFTGLSEDDGVTSGSEDDEDDDEGDKSEYDEETLEKRAKIKQFTSEIKALEAIIDKKRAGFAGGNPIMVKRFEETIAGLQADVTAKISARQALVDEIGKAEEGATVEAAKQKEEAAEIAIVREGAEHREVKESTVATETPMDVDLDEGGDGYSEAPTPVAGKDGEQASSPHYSDGDDLFGDDDDDDDVEAVQDGHGEESAVQQVDDEEDEMARLLRAELDGLDPNAVDETAGIPEDQEQVDAAASAALDSFAMSDAFGQFPAQEESGSLGGFDFPESMEQITVSGFVEGGVGRRRLAMSAEAGDIEDESSEDSDD; encoded by the exons ATGGAACCTCAGCAAATATCCACACCAAATACCACTGAACCAGGCCACTTGTCCggcttttcttcttccgagtCATATCACCCAGATCACACTTCGACCTTCGCTCTCTCAGCAGCACCCTCTGCGTCATTCGCCTCTGCGGATGCTggtccttctcctcgaaTTTCTATATCTGCTCAATCAATCAGCACAGAATTACCTGGATATTCGTATCAGAATTCCGAGGATGCAAATGGCTCAGGACGAGGGCGAGGTAGGGGCcggggaagaggcagggGGAGGGGATCTCGAGGCGGTCGCGGATCAAGAGGAGTTCGAGGTGGGATGCGGGCTTCTACTAGGCTGTCTGAGAGGAATGCGTctggaagtggaggagtTGCAAAGCTCAAGCTTTCATTCAAGTCTGGAGGGGTGACAGAGGCCTCTGGTGGGAGAATGTCAAGTTTTTTGGGCGAGTATGATCGAGAATTGGATGATAATCCAGAAGAGCCTCTGTGTTTTGAAGAACAATTCATCTTGAGGGTCCCGAGAGATGTTGCCGAGGGGAAAAATGGCGTCACTGGGTTGAGGGATATGGTCAAAGGCAAGGGTAAGGGTCTGGACGGTGTTGAGTTCAAATTTCTAG ATCCCCGCAGAGCGGCCTTCAAAGTCAATAACATGACATATGCTGCCAAACTTGTTGATCTTCCCAATATTATCGAAGCCCAAAAAACTTTTGACAACCGACATTTGTTCAAGATTGCCGACATCTCTCAGATGCTAATTGTTGAGAATCCTGTGGCAGATGAGGCTTCCATAACGGAAAAACCGCTAAAGATTGACGAATACATCTGGCCGCATGGTATAACACCTCCAATGAAGCATGttagaaaaagaagattcaggaagagaatgagtaGATTAGCTATTGAAGTCGTGGAAGAGTCAGTGGAAGATCtgttgaagaaagatgatgaagcggaGGATACTGCTTTCG ACTTGATCAACGTTCATCAAGACCCGGATATTGATGATCAGTACTACATCGACTACGATCCTAATGGAACTTGGCAAAATTATAATCAAGGAGACATGGGTTCAGAGTATGGTGGCTCAGAAATGTACGATGACCCTGGATCAGTTGCGCCGTCCCAAATGGAAGACTGGGGAGAAGGTGGGACGGACTGGGGTACAGAAATGGgcgatgaaggtgaaggagattacgaaagaggggaggaagattaTGGGGACGATGGTACTCTCGATCA AGAACTTGCGGCAGCTCTTATGGAAGGTACAGGTGCT TCTGAGTTCACGGGTCTGtccgaggatgatggagtcACAAGTGGatctgaagatgatgaggatgatgacgaaggTGATAAGTCCGAGTATGATGAAGAGACCCTGGAGAAAAGAGCGAAGATCAAGCAATTCACCAGCGAGATTAAGGCTCTGGAAGCAATCATCGATAAGAAACGTGCTGGTTTCGCAGGTGGTAATCCTATCATGGTC AAACGTTTCGAGGAAACAATTGCCGGACTTCAAGCCGATGTCACTGCCAAAATAAGCGCAAGACAGGCCCTTGTCGACGAAATTGgaaaggcagaagagggtgCCACAGTGGAAGCTGCTaagcagaaagaagaggctgctGAAATTGCCATTGTACGGGAGGGCGCCGAGCACAGGGAGGTCAAAGAGTCTACCGTTGCAACCGAGACTCCTATGGATGTCGATCTTGACgaaggtggagatggatatAGCGAAGCGCCCACACCTGTAGCAGGTAAAGATGGTGAACAAGCTTCCTCGCCCCATTATTCAGATGGCGACGACTTAtttggtgatgatgatgacgatgacgatgtgGAGGCTGTCCAAGACGGACACGGCGAGGAAAGTGCCGTCCAACAAgttgatgacgaagaagatgagatggccAGGCTTTTACGAGCAGAGCTCGACGGGTTAGATCCAAATGCTGTGGATGAGACAGCTGGTATACCGGAAGATCAAGAACAGGTAGACGCCGCCGCATCTGCGGCATTGGATAGCTTTGCCATGTCGGATGCCTTTGGACAATTTCCAGCACAGGAAGAGTCTGGTTCTCTGGGAGGGTTTGATTTCCCCGAGAGTATGGAGCAGATCACAGTATCAGGGTTtgtggaaggaggtgttggaagaaggcgtcTGGCGATGAGTGCCGAGGCTGGCGATATAGAGGATGAAAGTTCTGAGGATAGTGATGACTAA
- a CDS encoding uncharacterized protein (genome sequence mistake) produces the protein MTALLDLARDVLSLTETILNTPDYERSSSVWLASLRLLWVNRQDEVDIAADGKSVENDLVSEEERPVDELKEYQDMDFVTAMLHQSHSASLITGPKHSIQRTWKLLWNQHRVVKARVILSRTMHTIKHSRHVLFSIKLAGGICLLSVPAWMPPDNSARQWYESSRGGWMVVSYMFVLEDTTGAILKVGFLRGLGTLIGAIVGYVCIVIAKKNAYGLVVLATACSVPISYNVLFASLPGLGVATGITLPPILFIPYLGLAEGQSDFYLAWNRFVDIMIGTAAAVLVGTWIWPVHARVQYFRAAARMLAHLTEYYLRMSRDLVRSSLVYCVDDKQYEQLEAKLRRDVQLARALVAVQRQEVSLLPRPIKLYSEIIDASERLLELLIEIRILRFGVPRKETVLDVLPIRRELISTVLINLWSCSHAFGSRSPLLQFLPSPRVPLSELMDVTEEHARHLLALRKQAANSRIGNEGNVQAPGVPSLTGSYQAELAVLYGMAENEALGEMCSILEELVAAARTLFGTQAFLETS, from the exons ATGACGGCTCTCCTTGATTTGGCGAGAGATGTACTGAGTCTAACGGAGACGATCTTAAACACTCCAGATTATGAAAGGTCCTCAAGTGTCTGGCTCGCCTCATTGCGTCTGTTGTGGGTCAATCGTCAAGATGAAGTTGATATTGCGGCAGATGGCAAAA GCGTAGAGAATGATCTGGTgtctgaggaagagaggcCCGTTGATGAGCTCAAAGAGTATCAAGACATGGATTTTGTTACCGCGATGCTTCACCAGTCTCATTCAGCATCTTTGATCACCGGACCAAAACACAGCATCCAAAGAACGTGGAAGTTATTGTGGAACCAGCACAGAGTTGTCAAGG CTCGTGTTATCTTATCACGCACAATGCACACTATCAAGCACTCACGACACGTTCTATTCAGCATCAAGCTAGCGGGTGGGATCTGTCTTCTATCTGTCCCCGCTTGGATGCCTCCAGATAATTCAGCCCGGCAATGGTATGAGAGCTCTCGAGGAGGCTGGATGGTTGTCAGTTATATGTTTGTACTGGAAGATACTACCGGTGCAATTCTGAAAGTGGGATTCCTCCGAGGTCTAGGAACACTTATTGGTGCCATCGTGGGCTACGTT TGCATTGTCATCGCCAAGAAGAACGCATATGGCCTTGTGGTTCTCGCCACAGCTTGCTCGGTCCCCATATCATACAATGTCTTATTTGCTTCCTTACCAGGCCTCGGAGTCGCGAC CGGCatcactcttcctcctaTTCTATTCATTCCGTATCTCGGCCTGGCAGAGGGTCAGTCTGATTTCTACTTAGCTTGGAACCGATTTGTCGACATCATGATTGGTACTGCTGCCGCAGTTTTGGTTGGCACCTGGATCTGGCCAGTGCACGCTAGAGTGCAATATTTCCGGGCTGCGGCCCGCATGTTAGCACATTTGACGGAGTACT ATCTTCGTATGAGCCG AGATCTGGTGCGGTCGTCGCTCGTTTACTGCGTGGATGACAAACAATACGAGCAACTAGAGGCCAAACTCAGG CGGGACGTCCAATTGGCGCGTGCTTTGGTGGCAGTCCAAAGACAGGAagtttctcttctcccccgGCCAATCAAGTTATACTCCGAAATCATCGATGCTAGCGAACGTTTACTGGAGCTTCTTATTGAAATACGGATTTTACGATTTGGTGTACCGAGGAAAGAGACTGTCCTTGATGTTTTGCCTATCCGAAGAGAGTTG ATATCAACTGTATTGATTAATCTCTGGTCTTGCAGTCATGCCTTCGGTTCGCGAAgccctctcctccagtTCTTGCCCTCTCCTCGTGTCCCTTTATCAGAGCTCATGGATGTGACAGAAGAGCATGCCAGACATTTACTGGCTTTGCGAAAACAAGCTGCGAACAGCAGGATAGGAAACGAGGGTAATGTGCAAGCCCCCGGAGTTCCGTCCTTGACCGGATCTTATCAGGCGGAGCTGGCAGTCCTGTATGGGATGGCGGAAAATGAAGCATTGGGAGAAATGTGCAGCATTctggaagaa CTTGTCGCAGCAGCTAGAACGCTTTTTGGGACTCAGGCTTTTTTAGAAACTTCTTAA